The following coding sequences lie in one Flexivirga oryzae genomic window:
- the selD gene encoding selenide, water dikinase SelD, whose translation MTGTEAPLRLTDFAHGGGCACKIPAGELEDAVRGLVGQTGPDVLVGLDDGDDAAAVRVRDDLAVLSTADFFTPVVNDPYDWGRIAAANALSDIYAMGGRPVVAINLVGWPRGVLPMELMTEVLRGGLDVGRQAGCPVIGGHTIDDPEPKYGMAVTGVADPNRLLRNDSGVAGLPLTLTKPIGVGLLNNRHKQTGDPIEAAIASMTALNDVAARDALAAGVTTATDVTGFGLLGHLHKLCRASGIGAVLDRAAVPAIDGALDALAAGCITGGTRRNLDWVRPHLQVGSGITEEDLLFLADAQTSGGLLIVGEVPGYPVIGHTVAGSGIQVR comes from the coding sequence ATGACGGGCACCGAGGCACCCTTGCGACTGACCGACTTCGCGCACGGCGGCGGGTGCGCGTGCAAGATCCCGGCGGGCGAACTGGAGGACGCGGTCCGCGGCCTCGTCGGCCAGACCGGGCCGGACGTACTGGTCGGGCTGGATGACGGTGACGACGCGGCCGCCGTCCGGGTGCGCGACGACCTGGCCGTGCTGTCGACGGCGGACTTCTTCACCCCCGTGGTGAACGACCCCTACGACTGGGGACGGATCGCGGCGGCGAACGCGCTGTCGGACATCTACGCGATGGGTGGACGGCCGGTGGTCGCCATCAACCTGGTCGGCTGGCCGCGCGGGGTGCTGCCGATGGAGCTGATGACCGAGGTGCTGCGCGGTGGCCTCGACGTCGGCCGACAGGCCGGCTGCCCGGTCATCGGCGGGCACACCATCGACGACCCGGAGCCCAAATACGGTATGGCGGTCACGGGTGTTGCTGACCCGAATCGCTTGCTGCGCAACGATTCCGGCGTCGCCGGTCTACCGCTCACCCTCACCAAGCCCATCGGTGTCGGGCTGTTGAACAACCGCCACAAGCAGACCGGTGACCCCATTGAGGCTGCAATCGCATCGATGACCGCGCTGAACGACGTCGCCGCCAGGGATGCGCTGGCCGCGGGGGTGACGACCGCGACCGACGTCACGGGCTTCGGTTTGCTCGGCCACCTGCACAAGCTGTGCCGGGCGTCCGGCATCGGCGCGGTCCTCGACCGGGCAGCGGTGCCGGCGATCGATGGCGCGCTGGACGCGCTCGCCGCTGGGTGCATCACCGGCGGGACCCGCCGCAACCTGGACTGGGTGCGCCCCCACCTGCAGGTGGGGTCCGGAATCACCGAGGAGGACCTGCTCTTCCTGGCCGACGCGCAGACCTCCGGTGGGCTGCTGATCGTGGGCGAGGTGCCGGGCTACCCGGTCATCGGGCACACCGTCGCCGGGAGCGGCATACAGGTCCGCTGA
- the nrfD gene encoding NrfD/PsrC family molybdoenzyme membrane anchor subunit, whose amino-acid sequence MTTSPYDAYRPPEQGGRRRRLRRPGGRRRGGGGADGAREMPMVPDAEFTSYYGKPVVKAPPWGPEIAAYLFLGGVAGGSGLLAYGAQLTGRKLLCRNARIGAMLAIALGSGALVKDLGRPDRFYNMLRTVKLTSPMSLGSWILTAYSGGMGLAAASEVDRLTGGRLPLGPLRRVLSAVEPAAGVAGAVFGAPLAVYTAVLLSDTANPTWNAAHRDLPFVFASSASLAAGGLAMVTTPTRETRPARVLAVLGVAGDLLATRYMERRMDPVAAEPLHHGRPGTLLRWSERLAIAGGVGALLLGRNRVCAAVAGAALLGASACTRFGVLEAGINSAKDPRYTIEPQRRRLAARRAAGITDDSITTAG is encoded by the coding sequence ATGACGACGTCGCCCTACGACGCCTATCGGCCGCCGGAGCAGGGTGGCCGGCGGCGCCGCCTGCGCCGCCCGGGCGGTCGTCGTCGAGGCGGAGGCGGTGCCGACGGCGCGCGCGAGATGCCGATGGTGCCGGACGCCGAATTCACGTCGTACTACGGCAAACCGGTGGTCAAGGCGCCCCCGTGGGGGCCGGAGATCGCGGCATACCTCTTCCTCGGCGGTGTCGCCGGGGGGTCGGGGCTGCTGGCCTACGGTGCGCAGCTCACCGGCCGGAAACTGTTGTGCCGCAACGCTCGCATCGGCGCCATGCTTGCGATCGCGCTGGGTAGCGGGGCGCTGGTGAAGGACCTCGGACGACCCGATCGCTTCTACAACATGCTGCGTACCGTCAAGCTGACCTCGCCGATGAGCCTCGGGTCGTGGATCCTCACGGCGTACAGCGGCGGCATGGGGCTCGCGGCTGCCTCCGAGGTCGACCGGCTCACCGGTGGCCGGCTGCCGCTCGGTCCACTGCGCCGGGTCCTGTCCGCCGTCGAGCCGGCGGCGGGTGTCGCGGGCGCAGTCTTCGGTGCACCGCTCGCCGTCTACACCGCGGTGCTCTTGTCCGACACGGCCAACCCGACCTGGAACGCCGCGCACCGCGACCTGCCGTTCGTCTTCGCCAGTTCGGCCTCACTCGCAGCCGGCGGCCTCGCGATGGTCACCACGCCGACCCGCGAGACAAGGCCCGCACGGGTCCTCGCGGTGCTGGGCGTCGCCGGTGACCTGCTCGCCACGCGTTACATGGAGCGCCGGATGGATCCGGTGGCCGCCGAACCGCTGCACCACGGCCGACCGGGCACCCTCTTGCGGTGGAGCGAGCGGCTGGCGATCGCCGGCGGGGTGGGTGCGCTGCTGCTGGGTCGCAACCGGGTGTGCGCTGCGGTGGCCGGTGCCGCGCTGCTCGGTGCGTCGGCCTGCACCCGTTTCGGGGTGCTCGAGGCCGGGATCAATTCGGCGAAGGACCCGCGCTACACGATCGAACCGCAGCGCCGCCGCCTCGCCGCACGTCGGGCCGCCGGCATCACCGACGACTCGATCACCACCGCCGGCTGA
- a CDS encoding response regulator transcription factor: MAMSDELVTVVVADDHPFFRDGVARGLNNSGRIRVVGEAGDGREALDLIRGEHPQVAVVDHQMPQLSGLEVVRAVVRDQLPTRVLLLSAFADGAVVFQALQEGAAGYLTKDASRGEIVEAVARVAAGHTVIPPGLAGGLADQIRLRSQSETPVLSERERQVLEAFSRGLSIPQASAELFLGVSTIKTYTQRLYEKLGVSDRAAAVAEAMRRGLLE; this comes from the coding sequence ATGGCGATGTCGGACGAGTTGGTCACCGTGGTCGTCGCCGACGACCACCCCTTCTTCCGCGACGGGGTGGCCCGGGGGCTGAACAACAGCGGACGGATCCGGGTCGTCGGCGAGGCCGGCGACGGGCGAGAGGCGCTGGACCTCATCCGGGGCGAACATCCGCAGGTCGCGGTGGTCGACCACCAGATGCCGCAACTGAGCGGCCTCGAGGTCGTCCGTGCCGTGGTGCGCGACCAGCTGCCGACCCGGGTGCTCCTGCTGTCCGCCTTCGCGGACGGCGCCGTCGTGTTCCAGGCCTTGCAGGAGGGTGCGGCCGGTTACCTGACCAAGGACGCCTCCCGCGGCGAGATCGTCGAAGCTGTGGCGCGCGTCGCGGCCGGCCACACCGTCATACCGCCTGGACTGGCCGGCGGACTCGCCGACCAGATCCGACTGCGCTCCCAATCGGAGACGCCGGTGCTCTCGGAGCGCGAACGACAAGTGCTGGAGGCGTTCTCGCGTGGCCTGTCCATCCCGCAGGCGTCCGCCGAGCTGTTCCTCGGCGTGAGCACCATCAAGACCTACACGCAGCGGCTCTACGAGAAGCTCGGTGTCTCCGATCGGGCCGCCGCGGTCGCCGAGGCGATGCGCCGAGGCCTGCTCGAGTAG
- a CDS encoding sensor histidine kinase, whose amino-acid sequence MAAVLGEVRLDELARTPELRDVLLRHAYRSVWVQLGLRVLLVVFVALTIGFVPPEHDLAACWSIVTGYVVWAAALAALTRDRGVAPLRWMWLALLVDTCALSALTLVSGIAAEQSWTADVLVNGFYVIPMLAATSLRPMVCAAIALPTLAASVVVSVLTQQANAEPWSSILLRSLVLAGLGAGSVALSAVQLSRVLTIGSLLRERTGLLDDIVSVEAREQALLAENLHDGALQYLLAARQDLEDARDSGDPASFDRISHALRESSTLLRSTVSELHPAVLEQAGLARALADLAAGVAARARLTAELDLADWSEPTAVDRVLFAAAREALTNVAKHAHARTVLVSLHRDGPDAVLIVSDDGRGIAGDALAQRLADGHIGLASHRTRVAAVGGELQVEPNLPVGTRIRVRVPVPERSASPRPARLP is encoded by the coding sequence ATGGCCGCAGTGCTTGGCGAGGTTCGGCTCGACGAACTGGCCCGGACCCCCGAACTGCGGGACGTCCTGCTGCGCCACGCCTATCGCAGCGTCTGGGTGCAACTCGGATTGCGCGTGCTGCTCGTCGTTTTCGTCGCTCTGACCATCGGTTTCGTTCCGCCCGAGCACGATCTGGCCGCATGCTGGTCGATCGTCACGGGGTATGTCGTGTGGGCCGCCGCTCTCGCCGCGCTGACCCGCGATCGAGGTGTCGCCCCCTTGCGCTGGATGTGGCTCGCCCTCCTCGTCGACACCTGTGCATTGTCCGCGCTGACGCTCGTGTCCGGGATCGCCGCGGAGCAGTCGTGGACCGCCGACGTACTCGTCAACGGGTTCTACGTCATACCCATGCTCGCCGCGACGTCGTTGCGGCCGATGGTGTGCGCCGCGATCGCTCTGCCGACGCTGGCGGCCAGCGTGGTGGTGAGCGTCCTGACGCAGCAGGCCAACGCCGAGCCGTGGTCGTCGATCCTGCTGCGGTCGCTCGTGCTTGCCGGCCTCGGTGCCGGATCGGTCGCCCTGTCCGCAGTGCAACTGTCCCGCGTGCTCACGATCGGCAGCCTGCTGCGGGAACGGACCGGTCTGCTCGACGACATCGTCTCCGTCGAGGCGCGCGAGCAGGCCTTGCTGGCCGAGAACCTGCACGACGGTGCCCTGCAGTACCTCCTCGCCGCCCGGCAGGACCTGGAGGACGCGCGCGACTCCGGCGACCCAGCTTCCTTCGATCGCATCTCCCATGCTCTGCGCGAGTCCTCGACGCTGTTGCGGTCCACGGTGTCCGAGTTGCATCCCGCCGTGCTGGAGCAGGCGGGGCTCGCTCGGGCGCTCGCGGACCTCGCCGCCGGCGTCGCCGCCCGGGCACGACTCACTGCGGAGCTCGACCTGGCCGACTGGTCCGAGCCCACCGCGGTGGACCGGGTGCTGTTCGCCGCCGCCCGGGAGGCGTTGACCAACGTGGCCAAACACGCGCACGCGCGCACCGTCCTGGTCTCGCTGCACCGGGACGGACCCGACGCCGTGCTCATCGTCAGCGACGACGGAAGGGGCATCGCCGGCGACGCGCTTGCCCAGCGGTTGGCCGACGGCCACATCGGGCTCGCCAGCCACCGCACCCGGGTGGCGGCAGTCGGCGGCGAATTGCAGGTTGAGCCGAATCTGCCTGTCGGCACACGAATTCGGGTACGTGTGCCGGTGCCTGAGCGATCGGCGTCGCCGAGGCCGGCCCGGTTGCCGTGA
- the fdnG gene encoding formate dehydrogenase-N subunit alpha, translating into MGRFSMLEWPVVRQFRSGDYLGRGPAATSAKTRDVQPRTATADRVVRSVCPYCAVGCGQRVYVKDEKIVQIEGDPDSPISRGRLCPKGAASEQLVNSPGRQTEVLYRPPRATEWQRLDRDTAIDMIADRFLRTRRNTWQDLDEKGRKLRRTMGIASLGGATLDNEENYLIKKLFTAAGAIQIENQARIUHSSTVPSLGTSFGRGGATQYLQDMANADCIVIEGSNMAECHPVGFQWVSEAKARGAKVIHIDPRFTRTSAIADKHVPIRAGSDVVLLGALINHILSNDLWFKDYVIAYTNAAMLISADYQDAEDADGLFSGYDPSTGKYDNTSWSYDADGARDETLQHPRTVFQILKRHYARYTPEMVRQACGVGAGDFAYIARAITENSGRERTTCFAYAVGWTQHTLGAQFIRTAAILQLLLGNMGRPGGGIMALRGHASIQGSTDIPTLFDLLPGYLPMPSVGQHDSLEDYLTRVHSKSEKGFWANTDAYFISLLKSWWGDAATADNDYAFDYLPRLSGPHGTYETTMAMKDDQVEGYFLLGQNPAVGSAHGRLQREAMAHLKWLVVRDLNMIESATFWKDGPEIASGELKPEDIDTEVFFLPAASHVEKAGSFTQTQRLLQWRHQAVQPPGECQSELTFFYELGRRIRARLAGSTDERDRPLLDLTWDYPVDEHGEPDGEAVLLEINGRFRTGEKAGQPLSTFNEMRADGSTDGGCWIYTGVYADGVNQADRRKPGHSQSPVAPEWGWAWPANRRILYNRASADPQGRPWSERKKYVWWDEDLGKWTGDDVPDFPVDRAPDSHPDPALGGPAALAGDDAFVMRPDGKAWLFAPSGLVDGPLPTHYEPQESPVANPLYHQQQNPARLVFPRKDNLSAPSAGAPGSGVYPYVFTTYRLTEHHTAGGMSRWLPYLSELQPEMFCEVSPQLAAERGLEHGGWATIVSPRAAIEARVLVTERMTPLVIAGHTVHQIGLPYHWGVGSDAVVSGDSANDLLGLTLDPNVLIQESKAGSCDILPGRRPQGDALLRFIAEFQSRAGATTETDNERMTPREDD; encoded by the coding sequence GTGGGCAGGTTCAGCATGCTGGAGTGGCCGGTCGTCCGGCAGTTCCGGTCCGGGGACTATCTCGGGCGCGGTCCCGCCGCGACCTCGGCGAAGACACGTGACGTGCAGCCGCGCACCGCGACCGCCGACCGTGTCGTGCGCAGCGTCTGCCCCTATTGCGCCGTCGGGTGCGGCCAGCGCGTCTACGTCAAGGACGAGAAGATCGTCCAGATCGAGGGTGACCCGGACTCGCCGATCTCCCGGGGACGGCTGTGCCCGAAGGGTGCGGCGAGCGAGCAACTGGTCAATTCGCCGGGCCGGCAGACGGAGGTCCTCTACCGCCCGCCACGAGCCACCGAGTGGCAGCGGCTCGATCGCGACACCGCGATCGACATGATCGCCGACCGCTTCCTGCGCACCCGCCGCAACACCTGGCAGGACCTGGACGAGAAGGGGCGCAAACTCCGCCGCACCATGGGCATCGCGTCCCTCGGTGGTGCGACGCTGGACAACGAAGAGAACTATCTGATCAAGAAGCTCTTCACCGCGGCGGGCGCCATACAGATCGAGAACCAAGCCCGCATTTGACACTCCTCCACGGTTCCCAGTTTGGGGACCTCGTTCGGACGCGGCGGCGCGACGCAATATCTGCAGGACATGGCCAACGCCGACTGCATCGTGATCGAAGGCTCGAACATGGCCGAGTGCCATCCCGTCGGGTTCCAGTGGGTCTCCGAGGCAAAAGCACGTGGCGCCAAGGTGATTCACATCGATCCCCGCTTTACGCGCACGTCAGCGATCGCCGACAAGCACGTCCCGATCCGCGCCGGATCCGACGTGGTGCTGCTCGGTGCCCTGATCAACCACATCCTGAGCAATGACCTGTGGTTCAAGGACTACGTCATCGCTTACACCAATGCCGCCATGCTGATCAGCGCCGACTACCAGGACGCCGAGGACGCGGACGGGCTGTTCTCCGGCTACGACCCGAGCACCGGCAAGTACGACAACACGAGCTGGTCGTATGACGCGGACGGTGCTCGCGACGAGACGCTGCAGCATCCGCGCACCGTCTTCCAGATCCTGAAGCGGCACTACGCGCGCTATACGCCCGAGATGGTCCGGCAGGCGTGCGGTGTCGGGGCTGGCGACTTCGCCTACATCGCGCGGGCGATCACCGAGAACTCCGGCCGAGAGCGCACCACCTGCTTCGCGTATGCCGTGGGCTGGACCCAGCACACGCTCGGCGCCCAGTTCATCCGCACAGCGGCGATCCTGCAGCTGCTGTTGGGCAACATGGGCCGCCCGGGCGGCGGCATCATGGCGCTGCGCGGGCACGCCAGCATCCAGGGATCCACCGACATACCAACGCTTTTCGACCTGCTGCCCGGATATCTGCCGATGCCCAGTGTCGGCCAGCACGACTCGCTCGAGGACTACCTCACCCGGGTGCACTCCAAGTCGGAGAAGGGCTTCTGGGCCAATACCGACGCCTATTTCATCAGCCTGCTGAAGTCGTGGTGGGGCGACGCTGCCACGGCCGACAACGACTACGCCTTCGACTACCTGCCGCGGTTGTCCGGTCCGCACGGCACCTACGAGACCACCATGGCGATGAAGGACGACCAGGTCGAGGGCTACTTCCTGCTCGGCCAGAACCCCGCGGTCGGATCCGCGCACGGGCGGCTGCAACGTGAGGCGATGGCGCACCTGAAGTGGCTGGTCGTGCGCGACCTCAACATGATCGAGTCGGCGACGTTCTGGAAGGACGGTCCCGAGATCGCCTCGGGCGAGCTGAAGCCGGAGGACATCGACACCGAGGTCTTCTTCCTGCCCGCGGCCAGCCACGTCGAGAAGGCCGGGTCCTTCACCCAGACGCAGCGGCTGCTGCAGTGGCGCCACCAGGCAGTGCAACCGCCGGGTGAGTGCCAGAGCGAGCTGACGTTCTTCTACGAGCTGGGCCGCCGGATCCGCGCCAGGCTGGCCGGATCCACCGACGAGCGGGACCGACCCCTGCTCGACCTGACCTGGGACTACCCGGTCGACGAGCACGGTGAACCCGACGGCGAGGCAGTCCTTTTGGAGATCAACGGACGGTTCCGCACCGGGGAGAAGGCCGGGCAGCCGCTCTCGACGTTCAACGAGATGCGTGCCGACGGATCGACCGACGGCGGCTGCTGGATCTACACCGGCGTCTATGCGGACGGCGTCAACCAGGCCGACCGGCGCAAGCCCGGCCACTCGCAGTCGCCGGTCGCGCCGGAATGGGGTTGGGCCTGGCCGGCCAACCGCCGGATCCTCTACAACCGAGCCTCCGCCGACCCGCAGGGGCGGCCGTGGAGCGAGCGCAAGAAGTACGTCTGGTGGGACGAGGATCTCGGCAAATGGACCGGTGACGATGTGCCCGACTTCCCGGTCGATCGAGCGCCGGACAGCCACCCGGATCCCGCGCTCGGTGGTCCCGCGGCGCTCGCGGGAGACGACGCATTCGTGATGCGTCCCGACGGCAAGGCGTGGCTCTTCGCGCCGAGCGGGCTGGTGGACGGCCCGCTGCCGACGCACTACGAGCCGCAGGAGTCGCCGGTCGCCAACCCGCTGTACCACCAGCAGCAGAACCCGGCCAGACTGGTGTTCCCGCGCAAGGACAACCTCAGTGCGCCGAGCGCGGGTGCCCCCGGATCTGGTGTCTACCCTTACGTTTTCACGACGTATCGGCTCACTGAGCATCACACCGCGGGTGGCATGAGCAGGTGGCTGCCCTACCTCTCGGAACTGCAGCCGGAGATGTTCTGCGAGGTCTCGCCGCAGCTGGCGGCCGAGCGCGGGCTGGAGCACGGCGGGTGGGCCACGATCGTGTCGCCACGCGCGGCGATCGAGGCCAGGGTGCTGGTCACCGAGCGGATGACGCCACTGGTGATCGCAGGCCACACCGTGCACCAGATCGGCCTGCCATACCACTGGGGGGTCGGAAGTGACGCCGTCGTGAGCGGCGACTCGGCCAACGATTTGCTCGGCCTGACGCTGGACCCGAACGTGCTGATCCAGGAGTCGAAGGCGGGTTCGTGCGACATACTGCCCGGACGGAGACCCCAGGGTGACGCGCTACTGCGCTTCATCGCGGAGTTCCAGTCGCGCGCCGGGGCGACCACCGAGACCGACAACGAGCGTATGACGCCGAGGGAGGACGACTGA
- a CDS encoding 4Fe-4S dicluster domain-containing protein, translated as MGQFSGPADPAVDAHWTTHEHRKGFFTDTSICIGCKACEVACKEWNHNPRDGDLEITGMSYDNTQQLGASTWRHVAFIEQDSAHIEQARESGRKLVDLGMPTVRSSDRTTQDGRVGRSASGGRIEVSDAPPSDVTPPDTPEFRWLMASDVCKHCTHAGCLDVCPTGALFRSEFGSVVVQADVCNGCGTCVAGCPFGVIERRTDGTAAPKTRRGERKGEQPDVPNIGIAQKCTLCYDRLVDGEQPACAKTCPTTSIKFGDHADLVDTARDRVKQLHEQGLTEARLYGANELDGVGGTGSVFLLLDEPEVYGLPPDPRVPTADLPVMFKRAGLAAAGMLAAAAVAFLGGR; from the coding sequence ATGGGACAGTTCTCCGGCCCGGCCGATCCCGCGGTCGACGCGCACTGGACGACCCACGAGCACCGCAAGGGGTTCTTCACCGACACGTCGATCTGCATCGGCTGCAAGGCCTGCGAGGTGGCGTGCAAGGAGTGGAACCACAACCCGCGGGACGGTGACCTCGAGATCACCGGCATGTCCTACGACAACACGCAGCAGCTGGGTGCCAGCACCTGGCGGCACGTCGCGTTCATCGAGCAGGACTCCGCGCACATCGAGCAGGCACGCGAATCCGGCCGCAAACTGGTCGATCTCGGGATGCCGACCGTGCGGTCGAGCGACCGCACCACCCAAGATGGCCGAGTAGGCCGGAGCGCTAGCGGAGGCCGTATCGAGGTCTCGGACGCCCCACCATCCGACGTGACTCCTCCCGACACGCCGGAGTTCCGTTGGCTGATGGCCTCCGACGTATGTAAGCACTGCACCCACGCGGGCTGCCTCGACGTCTGCCCGACCGGCGCCCTGTTCCGCAGCGAATTCGGCTCCGTCGTGGTGCAAGCCGACGTCTGCAACGGGTGCGGCACCTGCGTCGCGGGGTGCCCGTTCGGCGTGATCGAGCGGCGTACCGACGGCACGGCCGCCCCCAAGACACGACGTGGCGAGCGCAAGGGCGAACAGCCTGACGTGCCCAACATCGGCATCGCACAGAAGTGCACCCTCTGCTACGACCGGCTGGTCGACGGGGAGCAGCCGGCGTGTGCCAAGACCTGTCCCACGACGTCGATCAAGTTCGGTGATCACGCGGATCTGGTTGACACCGCTCGCGATCGGGTCAAGCAGCTGCACGAGCAGGGACTCACCGAGGCACGACTGTATGGCGCCAACGAGCTCGACGGGGTCGGCGGAACCGGCTCGGTCTTTCTGCTGCTCGACGAGCCCGAGGTCTACGGTCTGCCGCCGGACCCGCGGGTGCCGACCGCGGATCTGCCGGTGATGTTCAAGCGTGCCGGACTGGCTGCGGCAGGGATGCTGGCCGCGGCAGCCGTTGCCTTCCTGGGAGGCCGCTGA
- a CDS encoding alpha/beta fold hydrolase, whose translation MQHSWPDGVSPETVDTRLGPVQYACIGSGAPVVVLHGSPGGIDAAALMADFLPRDGVRAILLSRPGYLGTELGGRQTPDQQADLVAALMDVLGIRSAGVLSWSGGGPCGFRLAVRHPDRVTALVAFAAVSTAYQPPPVGLSDRLLLATAPGRRLLRMLARHRPADVITGTLRSESSLTGAQLRDRVAAIVADPVKRDFVLGLAGTAGLGPDRRVGYRNDLAQFARIGSLELERIGAPTLVVHGTADTDVSPEHSDHAVATIPGARRLDLDQGSHLALYTHPDAAQAQRRVVDFLLRREA comes from the coding sequence GTGCAGCACAGTTGGCCGGACGGAGTCTCGCCGGAGACCGTCGACACCCGGCTGGGACCGGTGCAGTACGCGTGCATCGGCAGCGGCGCTCCCGTCGTCGTGCTCCACGGGAGCCCCGGCGGGATCGACGCGGCGGCGCTGATGGCCGACTTCCTGCCCCGGGACGGCGTCCGCGCGATCCTGCTGTCGCGGCCCGGCTACCTCGGCACGGAACTCGGCGGCCGGCAGACTCCCGACCAGCAGGCGGACCTCGTCGCCGCGCTGATGGACGTCTTGGGGATCCGCTCCGCCGGCGTGCTGTCCTGGTCCGGGGGCGGCCCGTGCGGATTCCGGCTGGCGGTCCGCCACCCCGACCGGGTGACGGCTCTCGTCGCGTTCGCTGCTGTGAGCACGGCATACCAGCCCCCACCCGTCGGCCTGAGTGACCGGCTGCTGCTGGCCACCGCGCCGGGGCGCCGGCTGCTGCGGATGCTCGCCCGACACCGCCCCGCGGACGTGATTACCGGCACGCTGCGCAGCGAGAGCTCGCTGACCGGTGCGCAGCTGCGGGACCGGGTCGCCGCCATCGTCGCCGACCCGGTCAAGCGCGACTTCGTGCTGGGACTTGCGGGCACCGCCGGTCTCGGGCCTGATCGGCGCGTCGGCTACCGCAACGACCTTGCGCAGTTCGCCCGGATCGGCTCACTCGAACTGGAGCGCATCGGTGCCCCCACTCTGGTGGTGCACGGCACCGCCGACACCGACGTTTCGCCCGAACACAGCGATCATGCCGTCGCAACGATCCCGGGGGCGCGCCGGCTCGACCTCGATCAGGGCAGCCATCTCGCGCTCTACACCCATCCCGACGCCGCGCAGGCACAACGCCGGGTGGTCGACTTCCTGCTGCGCAGAGAGGCATAG